The Bombus huntii isolate Logan2020A chromosome 2, iyBomHunt1.1, whole genome shotgun sequence genomic interval AAAAACGTCTCCACAACTCTCTGGGTAAGagagtaatttttttttatgattattatatttcttattgctcaatatttaataaaataggtGTGATGAAATATAGATTGCTAGGCTAGAGTTTCTGATATGAAGTATGACTTTAAAAATATCCTgagtatttttttaataatcgcATATAGGATGTACAGAATAATccgaataattaatattataatctCATTTATTTTTAGATCAAGGTCTACTGGACCAAGAGAGTATGGTCGTGACTACAAACCTTCCTATGGTATGTCTATGATacgttaaataataaaagaattaaataatttgttgATTTTTTAAGCAAAAAATTATGAAACGCATGatgacaaattttttatttttgaaaagtTGAACTTAATGTTGTTAGCCAAAAGGAttctgatattttaaaaaatacatatcaCATTTACtttattcatattatttaaatgtaagaaaattttatattttcattattacaGATGGTAGGAGTTCACGCAATGGTAGTCATCAATTAAGCAGTTCGTCGTCGAGTAGAGATAGTTCTTTATTAGACAATTCACAGAGTCAAAGCGTTTCTATGCCACCGCCATCGTTAAAATCGTCCACACAATCTACCTCTAGCAGTCATAAACCTCAGATGTCAGAAGAAGAATTTATGAAAACGTTAAACAAAATAATGAAAGACTATCTCAAAAATCCTATCATTGAAGTGAGTTTTTGCTATATTCATGTTCTAtgtgtatataaattattatatcacAGTATTAATTGATTTCCTTAGTTGATAATATTGTGATTATTAACATTAGCACGCTCCTTAGATCCATCTCTGCTTTTTACTAGGAGATGCTTGAGTCATTAGTGTGCTAAATTATGTAATACCTTCCTTCTGGTCTTCTTAAACAGTGTTATAAATTAGCTATAATGctacatttatataaataattgtttaagtGATCAGTAGGTGGACACActgttttatttaacaaatctATTCTAAAAAATGCAATTCATTTAAATATCTGTTataattggaattttttattttatagaaagtTTCGTTGGCAATTCAACAGAACTTCGATAACACATTAACAAAATTCGTACGTGAATTGATCAACTTTGTTCTTGAAAAGTCACCTCTCGACAGAGAATGCATATCGTATCTTTTGTCGCATTTAATTACTCAAAAAATTTTACCTATATCACATCTAAGAAACGGGTAAGTTATTTTGTACATATGTGTATGTCTATAATGTTATTTGATGCACTAATTAAGATcgctttttaattaaatcttttttatAAATGACGAAATATTTATGCAGAGAAAAAGgtgttgaataataaatacaaagcCAAAAGGATactgattaaaaatttcagtataaaaattctaaatgTATGTTTTTTCGGTAAAACTAATCACAATTACCTTTTTTAGATTCATTGAAATATTGGAATTAGTTGATGATCTTGTACTCGATATACCCAAAGTTTGGTTATATCTAGCAGAGATATTATGTAAGTAAATAACATTAAAACTTTTTATGTTTAAAGATAACTCATTTATGATGATTATTCTTTACCGTAGAGTTTCCATGCGGGAATTTTAGCTCAACAGGACTGAAAACAATGACAAAAAATACTATTTATTCCAAAAGAAAATTAGTATTatgatatttctttctttttacagCACATCCAATAGAAGAGGAAATAGTCCCCCTAATCGAGTTGAAACCTATATTTGATAGTTTAAGAACTCGGGGATATGTAGGCAAATTCCTTGGGGAATTATTATCGAAAATATCCCGAGATAAAGGACATAAATGGATTGCAGATAAATGGGACCAAAGTGGACTTAAGTTGAGTAATGTAATTGATACAGAACTTGAAGAAGTTGACAAAATCATTAAAGATTATGTAAGTTGGcactaaaattattaatatatgttatttttaaataacggGGACTAAGAATAATGTTATTGTTCATAGAACCTGGAGTTCTGCACTGGTGATTATAATAGTGCCAAAAGCTCAACTAGTAATCAACCCACAATGCAGCAAATTCATGATGAACTTAGGAGACTAATGAAAGAAAGtagtttcgatgaaatttgtGGGTGGATAATTGTaagtattttaaatttaattgtatattattttacaaaatattaaacagTTATACTTCATTCATTGGTCATTACAGGTACATGTAGGTAGTCGGGTCAAAGAACCAACCTTCATACGTATCTTAACTACTGCCATTTTAGAGACGTCCATGGGTACGTTTTGctattttatcatatttcttctttaacattttttagTGACTATAATTGTTTGTgtgctttttttattattattattagaacCAGTGAATAGCAGGTGGTGTTTAAATAGTGAGgcttttattaatttacaacaatTAATTCGCCGATTCGTCGATGCAAATGAATCTTTAGAATTGCAGTGTCTTTATGCAATCCAGCTTCATTTACACAATCTACAATATCCACACGGTAACATACAAGAATAAAATGTTGTTCTCTGTAATAGAAAGTtagttataattataaaaaatttttaccTACAGGGACTCTGTTCAACATTATGACAAATTTGTCGGATTATAACATAATTTCAAGCGACGCGTTCCTAACGTGGAAAAAGAGTCCTGAACCAGCCCAGCGTGAATGGCATGGAGTCGCGACGATGGCGCTGACTTCGTTTTTCACTGGTTTACAAGAAGCTGATGATGCTTCCAGTGTAGAAGACGTATCAACTAGCGTCAGCCAAGAACGTTGTTGACGATACCGTGATCGAGTACATTATCGTCTATTAAAAAGACTTAAATATATGTTTCCTCGTTAAAAAAAACTACGCGAAGTGAAATCAAATTGCAGTTTTTTAAAGGAAAACATCATATGTATTGAAAGAATACAAAAAGTGATGTGCGCGTGTGCATGTATTATAGTATAGAACTTCAAAGAACAAGAAGTGACAGATAATAAAGGTTATCACAAAAACGGACACAATAGCTGAGACCGCTATACATAATGAAGATaaagattaattattaattatgataCAGAAGTAAATAcaagataattattatatataattcattgaaatggtttaaagtttaaataaagcaaaaaaaaacACTCAAGGACATTATCGTATTTCTTATGTGTTGCGATGTCACTGCAGCTTGTCAATCGCCcaataaattgaatattacgtacaatttttctttttcgcttTATATTGGAAACTCGAAAAAGCTATATTCAATTTCATCAAACGATATTCGCAAAACAGCCGGTACTTGCTATGTGCAAAgtagataaaaaattaaaaatcagatGTGTATAAGTAGATCAATTttaagtaaattatatttgagACATATGCAAAAGAAAACTATTGATAACCAAGCCTGACGCAAGGGTAATGGTTCTTTCtacgattataacaaatataacaattactaatttatatcTTGCGAACTTATAATGTATTCAACCatatgaagaaaaatatacattcaCAACTAAAAGTGAATGAAAGTGAACGCTAAAACATAACATTACGAACCATGTTGTGATTCGGCGCGATATGTTTCGTAATGCAAAATATGCTGAAACTAGGAAAAGGATACAAATGGTGTGCATATTAAGGCGCTACTATTTTTTAACACTAGTTATTTATGAACATTGAGAGAACAGGTCATAGTGCGTGGAATATAATGTCTGCATGAATCCAGATCGACCGTGTAATAggaaattgtataaaattattacactAATTTAAAGTACAGTgtgaaaaatacattttctgaGTATATTACACACATACGtgcacgcacacgcacacaattatatatatgactttatatatatagtgtgtgcgtgtgtgtatgtttatatataatacacaaAATGAAATAGGAAATTTGAATGCAATCatgaaaaattttcatttaattttaggAAATACTATATTGTTTTTGTCTAATGTTTTTCGTATTGAATGTATTCTCCTTATTTaagaaattgtaattattaattaataccgAAATGTTCaaatttgttatttgattattaGATACTAGCAGAATTTgtcatttatcattttttcaaAGTTTCTCTGCGTTGTTGAAGGGATAAAAGGTTACCACGTAGATATTTTATCCAACTTGcattaaatacatatgtatgcgTAAACATATGTTTATACATGTACATGTGTAtgtaaatattcaatataagAAAATTAGTTCTTGCTTCACAGAATGTCTATAGGTGTTCTTAAATTTTCATACGATATATACCCTTCACCATCGTGAGTTCGTTAtatgtttatttctttcatcgcATCTTATAATTACACTATATAATTTACTTGTATTCCAAATTCTTTATTTCTGTTTAATAatctaaaattaattacagAATGTTGAaaaacttttatgttttttgtgaattatataatagaaaatttttaagtATAAAACGCAGCATTTTTTTGAACACGACAGAATCGAAGGAGATAAGGATGAGATTGTAGGGAAGGTCACATACATCACTATTACTTTTTTCACACTGTAAAAATGAGACATACATGAAATACAGAAGAATGGAAAATTTTGTGTATGAGCTAAGTATTAAtgatttataacatttgtCTCCTTGAAAGATTTCATTCTACTTCAGTAGTAGAATGTATCATTCGACGGGTTGAAACATCAAATAGAAGACgcagtaaataaataaaattacaataatttatatattaaaaaacgTTGTTGAGGAAATGTCGATAAGTGAATTACAACAAAAAAATGATCcctgtaaatatttaataagtaaatattgTAAGTGAAGTATGATCAGTTTGCAAAAATAATGGAAGAAGATAGCATTGTTATTATGCTGACTGAAATGTTGCACATGCATGCGACGCATTGTGCCGATGTTTCACGTATGAACACGCACGTATATCgctattttacatatatttgcGTGTGCCTACGTTTACATTAATACacacatacaaaatataaataaaatatcactAAAAATTCCAAAACACAATACAAAAATACACAATACACTTCTATGATAAATCATATCTAtacataaaagaaaaaaaaataaaaaagaactCCATGTCAAACTGTTGTTGATTATTTTCTTGAATATATGCCTGTCTAGATACATCGATCACACCGCCGAAGAAActgattaattaaattagtaacctgtatatttttttgtaacaCTGTTCAAATAATATTGTTTCTATAATCCTGAACGAGATACGTGTAATACTATacgaattatatatatgtacacgaTTTCGAATAAATCTTATTAAAGTTTCAACGTTAATATCTGATGCacttgaaatttaaaaaattgtagatatTGTATACTTAACAGGATGTAATAATTTACAGTATAACATTAAGATGCAAAAATTATAATCATACTGTAATGTATCACGTAAATACgcatttttagaaaaatactAAACACGTAATATcctatattgtatatttattacaatgtagttattttatatgtatgtaatataactgaaattatttataacaaaataataagGCTTCTGATATACATCCATCAAAATATTAGTTATCTTTCACGATATTTTCTTAAAACTATCTTTCATTTCCTTTAACGTAAGAATGCtaaaataacatatataaataatatataatatcatcGAAGGTTTTCtatgtatgaaaaatatttagcaGAGAATAagcatatttttaatataatgcatttatattatatatcaatGAATTTTTTACATCAAATACTTTACATTCTCAATTTATTTACgtttttataacgttacatccaATAAAGAGTccttatctttaatattttcttttattttgttaattttacaaCATAAAGTTTGATAAAAGAATTACTGCAAGTCGGAAGATCTTCTAAAATGCGCAGAGGTCGTAAACGGGCCTTCATCGGCAAATCCAGCGATCTCTTGTGGGATAATTGCATATTCTTCTACACTAGTGCATGGTCTACACATACATTCTAAAGGCGCCTTGGTAATTACCTATGAACGAATAATTAGGTGgtaaattgaattatttatatatatacatccttaaattttattaaataaaaatatttccatttgATTTGTTATATTGATGttagttataaattatataaacaaaCATGATTTTGTATTTATGAATAGTTCTTATAGGATAATCCAATTCAAATGACGCGCGATATTCATTTTCAGATGCGCTTTCCACTGATCAGTTAGACAAAAACAATATGGCTGTGAGGAACTCATGGTATCAAAAGATTTGCTCCTGATTTTATAGTGCGAGTGACTAATCGGCCAACActtcattaatttattacatttatccaaaatattaaaaaatctatgATTAAGTCAAAGCATTAACCTAACCTTTCGGAATTTCTTTTCGCCTGGTTTGGCTCTCGGACAAAATAAGGATACACTGGCCTCTCGTTCACCGCTTTCTTGACAACACATGCAACTCCTCTCCATTTGCCAAATTTTTGATCCAGATACCTGTAGAAACAGGTACGAATGAAtagatgtttatatatattaatttgtcaattttCCATGAAATAAATGGTTGAGATAACATTGTGCAGAATACTATGATATTCagtaaatatgaatataaaacTGATGCCTAACTGTATGTTTATaggaattataaataatataagtaACAGAAAATACTTACATTATAACCATGAATGAAAAACAGTGATACCTACATCTTATTATGCACGCTTATACAAATCagaatattataaatgtttaaaagaatattttaaagaatatttttaagtttaaatGTTTACATAAACTTCGattattttaatgttaatattaatataaaataatataaactgattatatataataaaatttgaaagatttttaaaactaattaatataagtaatatgtttttatttatttttaatcagtaattaatgaaaaaatataaaactaaacaaatatttcttaaagaATTGTCTATTGATTGTTTTTATTCTTAATGTAGGGAAGattcataaatttatttgtataaaaataaaatacaatgtatttttctatatttgaaatgtttttatttgtttatattgATATATTTGTAAGTAAAATTACTTGTTTCTTTATATATTACCTGTAGGTAACTGCTACAACGTCCTCTACAAGCATAACTAGGAATTGGTTTTGGAACACATCCTGGATATTGCAAAAAGTGAATAACTGGAGTTGCTTGACATTCATCAACGCCTATAAGAGCTTCTGCAGTTTCGTTTAGCAGGCATATTAAAACGCTGGCACCTACTACACAGTAagtaatagaataatataaatgttacaTTGACATACATTATACTTTTATGTTTCTTATTTTGCTTATAATTTcagttataaaatttaatttattttatttgcttatattaattttaatgtcaATGTACAACACAAGtattataattctttatttacCAATATGATATAGTAACATAGTGTTAGCACGATATTTTTCCTCTTAGATCTACCACTTTACTGTGCTTAGAGATTGTACGTTCTATCCTTTTATACCCTGTAGGTGATCATGTTTTCTCCCTTCCCTTTTCATGCGTATGTTAATAGCACTAAGAAAGGGATtaaatatatggtatatagaagtactattaagaaataaaaatgtttttgaaaatattgtttcATACATATAGCAAATACTTTCATACTttagatttataaataatattttttataatcttcaataataatattctatgAAAGCAATTTGTTATAAGTAAAGTCAAAGTTTAATTTcctataatttttttatacattacaactttttttatattgttatacttttattataaGTTATCactatatatttacaaatataatg includes:
- the LOC126873790 gene encoding bursicon, with the translated sequence MLLYHIVGASVLICLLNETAEALIGVDECQATPVIHFLQYPGCVPKPIPSYACRGRCSSYLQVSGSKIWQMERSCMCCQESGEREASVSLFCPRAKPGEKKFRKVITKAPLECMCRPCTSVEEYAIIPQEIAGFADEGPFTTSAHFRRSSDLQ